In Chitinophaga oryzae, the sequence ATGGCGGGTGGCGGTAGCGGACCGGGAAGCCGGGCGGTTATTGCTGGTGGCCGAGATGAAGTTGCCGGGAGAAGCCTGGCTGGAGTTTAAAATAGCCGGGGAGGAACTGGTGCAAACGGCCTCTTTCAGGGCCCGGGGTTTAGCAGGAAAATTGTATTGGTATAGCATGTTACCCTTTCATGGGTTTATATTTCCGGGAATGATCCGTCAACTCATTTAAACTATGTTTTCTATGGACATCAAAAAGGAGATCGTTAAAACGCTGAAAGACCTGTTATTAAAAGCGCATGCGCATGTCAGCTTTGCCGAAGCGGTAAAGGGCCTGCCGGCGGAACTGCGCGGCGTGGTGCCGGAGGGGCTGCCTTACAGTATCTGGCAACTGGTGGAGCATATCCGGATCACACAGGCGGATATCCTGGAGTTCAGCCGGGATGCCGATTATAAATCGCCCCGCTGGCCGGAAGGCTACTGGCCCAAATCACCGGCGCCGGCCAATGATCATGTCTGGCAAAAGAGCCTCGAGCAGATAAAGGCCGACACCCATGCTTTTATTGAATTGCTGGAGGCGCCGGAAGCGGATTTGTTTACCCCTTTCCCTTATGGCGACGGGCAGCATCTGTTCCGCGAGGCGGTGCTGATAGCGGACCATACCAGTTACCATACCGGTGAGATCATCGCTGTTCGCCGGTTGCTGAACGCCTGGAAATAATTATAGTCTTTTCCAGAGGGAGTCCACGAACCATTTCCTGTTATCAAAGAAACGGGCGACGGGCTGGAAGCCTGTTTCCAGTGCCAGCTGGTCTGTTTCTTCCAGCGTATATTTCTGTGATATTTCCATGTACAGCGGTTCGTAGGCTTCGAAGCTGACCTCTGCGTCCTGGCCGATTTTTACCTGTTGTTTTTCCTGGCTGATCAGGTAACTTTTGCAGGC encodes:
- a CDS encoding DUF2867 domain-containing protein; the encoded protein is MRKYFEDRRIAKIADRERTLQRIWAIGGKRGWYYGNWMWRLRGYMDELAGGPGLRRGRRHPLDLQPGDYLDVWRVAVADREAGRLLLVAEMKLPGEAWLEFKIAGEELVQTASFRARGLAGKLYWYSMLPFHGFIFPGMIRQLI
- a CDS encoding DinB family protein, with amino-acid sequence MDIKKEIVKTLKDLLLKAHAHVSFAEAVKGLPAELRGVVPEGLPYSIWQLVEHIRITQADILEFSRDADYKSPRWPEGYWPKSPAPANDHVWQKSLEQIKADTHAFIELLEAPEADLFTPFPYGDGQHLFREAVLIADHTSYHTGEIIAVRRLLNAWK